GCAGCTTCTTGGTCTGTCATGGTAAAGCCATGGACCAAAACTTTTACTGCTACATGAATCCCACCAGGTAGAAATCCTCTATAAACAGGTCCAAACTTCCCTTCAGCCAATAGCGTACCCCGATCAAAATTTGAGGTTGCAGACAAGAGGTCTGCAAATGTGAAATTTAACAGTGGCTTCTCGAAAATTACCACTGGAACAGATGTTGCAAGCTTAACATCAGCTACCCAAGTGGTTGAATCCGTCTGGAATGAAAAAGGACCAGAAATAGTTTGCTCTTCTTTATATGATAGTTGCTTCACTGCCCACATGGTGGTTTTCCTTCTGCAACCAAAGGCTAGAAATAGCAATCCCACGAATAAACAGATCATTGAGAGGGTTAAAACCAAAGCAAGCTTGAGCCCATCATGtcttggggttttttttttgaagaaagcAGGGTTTGCAGCAATTGGGCAGCTGTCTGTAGAACCAAGGAAGGATGTTTGGAGAGTTTCCTGTGAGAACTCTGAAGAGCAGAGGCTCAAGTTGTTGTAAGAGAAGTTGAATCTCTCCATCCATGGAAGTTTCTCTAAGAGTGACAATGGGATTTCTCCACTCAAGTTGTTGTGTGAAATATCAAAAATTTGAAGGTTTTTGATACTGGGGAGAGGAACTTGACCACTAAGATGATTCTTGGAAAGGTCTAGCGTATTCAAACTACTTAATTGTGAGATGTCGGTGGGAATGGGACCTGTGAGTCTAGTTTCAGACAGGTTAAGATATTCTAAACTGAAGAGCATCCCAATTTGTGGGAATTCTTGTTCAGAAAACCGATTGTGTGCAAGGTTGAGGTATTTGAGATTTTGGGCCTCattcaaataatgaaaaatttctCCACTGAGATCATTCTCAGACAAGTCTAGGTAAAACAAATGAGACCAATTGAAGCTAGAATTAGAATGTACCTGAGAAATGTGACCCTGAAAGTGATTTTTACTCAGGTCAATGACCTGCAGTGGCTCCTGAAAAACAGCCATTACAGAACCCTGAAACTGATTCCTGGAAATGTTTAGAACTGTGATGGATTTCAGTTCCAAGAAATCTGAAACCCGGCCATGAATCTCATTCCCAGCAAGGTTCAAAATTCTGATCTTAGGAAATGCAGCACCAAAGCCATCAGGAACTGTTCCATTAAACCGGTTGAAAGAGAGATCCATTGAAACAAGAGATTGGCAATTGAGAATCCCCAATGGAATATTCCATTCAAAACCATTGTGATCAAGTTTAAGAACTTGCAGACTGGTGAGGGAGCTTATAGCAGCGGGAATTTCCCCAGAGAAATTGTTGTTTGAAAGATCCAAGATTTCAAGTACACCGAAATTGCCTATGTTGCTAGGAAGGGACCCAGAAATCAGGTTACTTGAGAGATTAAGGGCCTTGAGTGAGCCCAAACTCCAGAAATCTGAAGACAAACCAGTGATTTTGTTGTTGCTGAGATCCAAAGACTGAAGCTTGCTGAGTTTTCCAATGGTGGTGTCAGGAATCAAACCAGATAGACCCAACCCGGAAGCCACCAACCCCACAACATTTTCTTCTTTGGCATCACAGAAGACTCCTGGCCATGAGCAAAAGGGGATAGAAAAGTTGTAAACTTGAGAAGATGTTAAACCCATCTTCTCCAAGAAATCCAACACAAAGGACCCATCCGTATTGGGTTGTTGACAAGGTAAAGGCCTGAAGAACAGTGTTAGAACCAGAAGAAAACCCAAGGAACCAAAACCCATTGGAGATAAGGTCCTAACACTCagaaataagaaagagaaaactcAACCCAGAACCCTCCAACAACCTCAAAACTCTCTCACAACTTCAAAGCCACCATCCCAGTAACATAAATGGTTCTGGTTCAAGTTAAATACTACTTTTATGGCTTCTGCAACTCCATTAAAGCCCGagtaccaccaccaccaccgccaGAACCCAGCTGAGAGCGGTTTGTGGGTTTCAAGAAAAGATGATTAATGAGCCAAAACTCCCCCAGAAACAACACTTACTGCAAAACCAAGGGAGCCCTTGCTGTAACCAGAACCCCCCAAAAATGACTGGAAATATCTGTTGGCTGAAAACCACTATTCACAGAACACACATGGTTTGAGGACCATGAAGGTTTTTGGGTTTCAAGAGAGAACGTGAACTCACCTTGTCTGTCTTTGCTGGTCCAAGAAAGCCAACAAAGGAAACAGCCCAAACGAAGAACTCTTTTGTCTCTGTATAGAACATGAGAAGCTTTACTTTCcccaaattttcaccaaatattTTGCGGTAAAGACTCTTTATATGAAAGCCaggagagagagaagggcaTATTGGGAAGGCAAGGTGACAGTGTAGCGTGGTCAGAGGTTGGCCTTCATAAATGAGAAAGCTTGATGAAGAAATATCTATTGCTTTGAAGAATTAATCACTGCTTCTTGTTGTTGGTGGGAATTCAATGATTCTGCATTCACTCCTGTTCATCATCTTTTtgtctaaattaaataaaaaccattttcactaattaaaatggaaataaatcTTTACCAGAAAAACAGTCAAACATAGTTAATTCTTTATAGTATTAGCAAAGAGGTGGCAGcatccttttggtttttttctctctgCTTTCACTATTTTCCCTtccaaaaattcaaactttttccACTGATCTTGGACTAAATGCAGCTTTTTTTGACAACATCAATTTTATAAACATTtccatgaatttgattttatcctTATTCGGAGTCTATGaaaatatttccataaatataaattgaatggtttttattttttgttttttacttttattaaatgTCTGATTAAATGAGGTAAATCTTAAAATAGaatattgaatttaattttctaggAAAAATAATTACCCTTTAAATTCTGATTTCAATTGAAAAGTTTCAACAATAGACCACACATTTCTATAAATTGGGTATCAATTGTTGCTGTCGTAATTATTCAGCATTGTTTGATATTGATTCTAGGAATCACTTTAGTCCATAAGTGTTATTCAACCacacaaaaattaaaacatctgaaaattttcaaaaaatacttttaaaagtataaaaaataatttataatgttaaaaaatcacttttaatatgttttaaaaaaacacttgatatgtgattatgttaaaaatacttGAGTAAAAACACACTCCATTCTCAAGAAAAATAAGAGGgtttgttggattttttttttttttggtacttatTTACTATAATAAAACTTACCATTGTGATCATTGAAATCTATCTTCTATTTTACCAATTATTAGTAAATATCGTCAttcaaatgatttgatttagagtattgatagtgattttatgaaacgtttttaatttaaaaaatatatattttttaaattagatatttgatcaaatttaggaaacacttttaaattttttaaaaatcattataacattgaaaaatcacttatgatattttttaaagaaatattttttattttgttgaaaacaatttaagagaaaatattttcattaaaaacacgCTATTACAGTACTCATTCTAGAAAGTGttcctaatattttaaatattaatattgaaaatgttaaaaacatatCCTAAAATCTTCATCaaacacaattttaaataagagtcaatttgataatgattttaaaaaacgcttttaatatttttaacacttcaaaaattttatcattcaagtattagaaagactaaaaagattttataaaatcattatcaaacatactctacattcatttttaaaaatgagatttattattcatcaaaaccTAAAATTTCTTCAAACCTTACATGTGATGGTGCAGATCGGCGGAAACTTGGGggtaataaatatttgaattctTTGTCTAAAGTGTTGTTTGAACTATTTAATTAATGGTATATactataattttattgaaagaaGATGACCCAAGAAACttgatttaaatattttttttaaatcaattttgtatattttattgTGGCTATTTTAcgttatattttgattttgaatggaGTATGAGTGGTAGTGGCAGCTGGTTTTGTTGACTTCACCCATTGGAAAAAGTTTTCTCCTACCCCATTTTCTTGAGGAGGGGACTGTCCATgtgaaaaaataatacaatgCGGCCATCCTCAGTGTGGTAACAATGGATCATGGCTGACCCATGACTGACCCATCTTGGCCATTCAATTGGAGGGTCGTCTTCATCAAAAgattcaaaaccctaaaccGTCAAACCAGCCAATAAACTTTGATATGATTAGCCAAACGATCACATTTGTGTGGACCAAGATATTtcctttaataaataaattaatttttagtccatttacaaaacataaatttggtttgaattgaccaattttaataattatctaaattaatttaattataattataatttacttAACCCATATTTTaccaatttaaaattaattaattaattaaattaaattaaagttaattatattaatttaaacatTAAACTAATCCAAATTTGCAGAGATGACCCATTTCAAGTTCAAGCCACGGCTACTCAATCTATGGCCTTGGCTGCTTTCAGGCCCCCCCACAAACCCATATTGTGGGTGCATCATTATGGTGACTTATCTATCATTAATCTTCAACTCTTAGGAAAATCTACTGATTTGAGCCTCTTTTATACTCTATTGATGTGTCCAAATGAGGGACCATGAAAATTCGAAAATACCCTTCTCATATACGATTAAAAAACAGGATCCATAGAGGGCAACACTGTCTTTGAACCCAAAGGATCTGTCCCcttcattagaaaaaaaaaaatttgaggtgACAAGTGACGACAGCCACATTATCTGAGAGACATGAGCATGCCCAAGACCCACAGTAAAAAAGAAGTGGGAGAGAGAAGCCAAGAAGCCCACATTCATGATTGAGGTGGAGTAGGAAGAAATCAACCCACACTATGAATTAACACCCCCCAAGCATTGAATCATAGTGATCAGGCTCATGCCAGCAAACTTATTCTCCAAACAATGTTCACTAAAATAAAGGTCAAATCATATCCTTCTTGCATCTAAAAAGCATTTAGTTAATATCATATGAGATGGAAATAATGATCTATACTCACTTGAGAGGAAGGTGATGGGGTTTGATTGCTCCCTCATCACATTCTTAGGTCAAGTCGTGACAAAATAAATCGATCAAATATCTCGAGATATTCACGAGAAAAAATAGATCAACCTTCTATAATAAAACTCTATTTAaagacttaaaatgtttttaatatgatttttacgtttttaaatattttgtaaaaataagttttatttttaattattattcatacttatatgattattttttaaagtattttaaaaaataagtaaaaataattaaaaacactaATTTTATAGATTAAAGGACATCATGGGCTACCTCCAATCAATTAATGACAGCTAACTCAAGAAGTAAACTACAAGCTTATTGCTAATAATAAGAAACTCAAAAAAATCCGAACGTTGTAAGGCATACATAGATATCCACGCTTAGTAAAAGATTTGAACACTGAATCAATGTTCAAGGATTAGATTCCATGTTTGAATTGGGACCAAGACCAATGGGTTCGAGCCCTGTGCCCTTTACGGTTGGAACCCACTCCcaacattattttttctttctttattttactaCAAATGGGGTCTTGGGCCTATGGTTGATTTTATATTTACTGTGGCCCACATTTTGTGACCTTCTGGAGACAGTAGGTTCTAATATCTTATGTTGTGTAAGGTCATgttcttaaattataataaacatTTGGTCATCATAAATGTTGGTGTTAGGTGATTATCTTTCATGATTAGTGGAGACAGCTTCTGGATTAAGGCGAAACCCCATTAAACTAACAATAGGATGGGATTATCCCTTAAGTATGAGTGTTTAAAACAGTAACATCTCGATTCCCGagcttttaataaataattctaaaattactatGGTTGAAAATTTTGCATCAAAGTTTTCAAGGcaactttttataatttatatatttgtttcttatttaaagtatatttgataacaataaaataattaaaaatattttttaaaattattatcaaatatatttttaatatcgggttttaaaaaaatgggttgGTGGTGAAATGTAAATTCGCTTTTTCAAACTActttaattcaaaaattgaactcattttgtcaaataatgaatttaatatttgtattttgttatcttttgaatcattttattttaataatatttttaacaaaaaatccCCCAATTGCCACGTCAGTTTTGAGCggggaaaagggtagaatgagaAGGGCATGTGATTAGTGTGATTGCAGAGGGTTTCTCAAGTTCGCTTGAAAATGTCGCAACCAGAAAAAGGTGGGTCCCAGTAGATATAATTATGGTGTGATGATGAGCAACCCCATGCTCACAATCTGGCAATCATGGCGGACATGCCGGTGAGAGTAATGGTAGCTCAGTCCCTCGCTTTTAATCAGAGTCTCAGACCAACCTGCCTTGTCTCTGGAGGGCAACATGTCTTTAATTAACTGCATATTAATATTTCCTTAGAAGGGAAACTTGCCCTATTCAATTAATCACTTAATTGGAGGGGTCTATTATTTGGAAGGAGGGAAGATAGGACATATGCTGGCTTCTTTGGTAACCCTCCTCAAAaagagttttcaaaaataatattttaaagaacttaggaatatttttaacctattt
Above is a window of Vitis vinifera cultivar Pinot Noir 40024 chromosome 11, ASM3070453v1 DNA encoding:
- the LOC100251401 gene encoding probable LRR receptor-like serine/threonine-protein kinase At2g24230, which gives rise to MGFGSLGFLLVLTLFFRPLPCQQPNTDGSFVLDFLEKMGLTSSQVYNFSIPFCSWPGVFCDAKEENVVGLVASGLGLSGLIPDTTIGKLSKLQSLDLSNNKITGLSSDFWSLGSLKALNLSSNLISGSLPSNIGNFGVLEILDLSNNNFSGEIPAAISSLTSLQVLKLDHNGFEWNIPLGILNCQSLVSMDLSFNRFNGTVPDGFGAAFPKIRILNLAGNEIHGRVSDFLELKSITVLNISRNQFQGSVMAVFQEPLQVIDLSKNHFQGHISQVHSNSSFNWSHLFYLDLSENDLSGEIFHYLNEAQNLKYLNLAHNRFSEQEFPQIGMLFSLEYLNLSETRLTGPIPTDISQLSSLNTLDLSKNHLSGQVPLPSIKNLQIFDISHNNLSGEIPLSLLEKLPWMERFNFSYNNLSLCSSEFSQETLQTSFLGSTDSCPIAANPAFFKKKTPRHDGLKLALVLTLSMICLFVGLLFLAFGCRRKTTMWAVKQLSYKEEQTISGPFSFQTDSTTWVADVKLATSVPVVIFEKPLLNFTFADLLSATSNFDRGTLLAEGKFGPVYRGFLPGGIHVAVKVLVHGFTMTDQEAARELEHLGRIKHPNLVPLTGYCLAGDQRIAIYEYMENGNLQNLLHDLPLGVQTTEDWSTDTWEEDDNHGIQNVGSEGLLTTWRFRHKIVLGTARALAFLHHGCSPPIIHRDVKASSVYLDTNLEPRLSDFGLAKIVGSGLEDDISRGSQGYMPPELSDPESGTPTPKSDVYGFGVVLLELITGKKPIGDDYPEKESSLVNWVRGLVRKNQGSRAIDPKIRGTGPDAQMEEALKIGYLCTADLPSKRPSMQQIVGLLKDIEPVAHR